From a single Oreochromis niloticus isolate F11D_XX linkage group LG3, O_niloticus_UMD_NMBU, whole genome shotgun sequence genomic region:
- the LOC109199410 gene encoding uncharacterized protein LOC109199410 produces the protein MKLKAEQHRCAEAILDMQQTAESPDLSLVTVENPELQLPAENPQPEDFSVNETFTYPGCAAAGCQTELTMDDIEKMEDVLRQNTAELVDLRSKALDTQFSQEAFEKNEDKTKFYTGLPNFLVLIQIFELCEPYITSGPMSLLSKFEQFILVLLRLRLNLPLKDLAFRFNISLSTASRVWHKVIDILHKRLEFLIEWPERHVLQATMPLSFRQAFGCKVAVIVDCFEVFIERPSNLLAQAQTWSNYKHHHTVKFLIGVAPQGYVTYISSAWGGRVSDKQITIESGLLKNLLPGDIVLADRGFNIGDNVGFYCASLQTPAFTKGRKQLSAYEVAETRKIANLRIHVEQVIGLVRRKYHILQSRAMPIENMSTKPGETHALIDKIGVICCALSNLSESVVPLE, from the exons ATGAAGCTTAAGGCAGAACAGCATCGATGTGCAGAGGCGATTTTGGATATGCAACAGACGGCTGAGAGCCCGGATTTGAGCCTAGTGACAGTGGAGAACCCCGAACTGCAGCTTCCAGCTGAGAATCCACAACCAGAAGACTTCAGTGTGAATGAGACATTCACTTATCCAG GCTGTGCGGCTGCTGGATGCCAGACAGAGCTGACGATGGATGACATCGAGAAGATGGAGGATGTTTTGAGACAGAACACAGCAGAGCTGGTTGATCTTCGGAGCAAGGCTCTGGACACACAGTTCAGCCAGGAGgcttttgaaaaaaatgaagacaagacAAAGTTCTACACAGGGCTCCCCAACTTCTTAGTTTTAATTCAGATTTTTGAACTGTGCGAGCCCTATATCACCTCGGGACCTATGTCTTTGTTGTCCAAATTTGAACAATTCATACTAGTTTTGCTGAGGCTGAGACTAAATCTGCCCCTGAAAGATTTAGCTTTCAGGTTCAATATTTCTCTGTCCACTGCTTCTAGAGTTTGGCATAAAGTAATTGACATACTTCATAAAAGGTTAGAGTTCCTAATTGAGTGGCCAGAGCGACATGTTCTTCAAGCTACGATGCCACTGAGTTTCAGACAGGCATTTGGATGTAAAGTGGCTGTGATTGTTGATTGCTTTGAAGTCTTTATTGAGAGACCATCTAATCTTCTTGCACAAGCTCAAACTTGGTCCAACTACAAGCACCATCACACTGTAAAATTTTTGATTGGTGTTGCCCCCCAAGGCTACGTCACTTACATATCTTCTGCCTGGGGAGGGAGAGTTAGCGATAAGCAGATCACAATAGAGAGTGGCCTCCTAAAGAACTTGTTACCTGGAGATATTGTCCTTGCAGATCGTGGGTTCAATATTGGCGATAATGTGGGGTTTTACTGTGCTTCACTACAGACACCGGCATTCACTAAAGGGAGAAAACAGCTGTCAGCCTATGAAGTGGCAGAGACAAGGAAAATAGCCAATTTGCGTATCCATGTTGAGCAAGTCATAGGTTTAGTCAGGAGGAAATATCACATTCTGCAGAGCAGGGCTATGCCAATAGAGAACATGTCCACAAAGCCAGGTGAGACACATGCATTGATCGACAAGATTGGGGTAATTTGTTGTGCCTTATCAAATCTCTCCGAGTCTGTTGTCCCACTGGAGTAA
- the LOC112841694 gene encoding septin-2-like, translating into MTVGEKNPGKTNKTILLVGETRAGKSTLINALLNYSMGVKWEDEVWFQIIEEEDRSQTETQTSDVIVYEIFGFEDKTLPYSLTIIDTPGYGDTRGIGHDDIISHRLLDLFGSHDGVREIARFHLT; encoded by the coding sequence ATGACTGTTGGAGAAAAAAATCCAGGGAAGACAAATAAAACCATCTTACTTGTGGGAGAAACAAGAGCAGGAAAATCTACTCTGATCAACGCTCTGCTCAACTACTCCATGGGAGTGAAGTGGGAGGATGAAGTCTGGTTTCAGATCATAGAGGAGGAGGACAGAAGTCAGACAGAAACTCAGACATCAGATGTGATCGTGTacgagatctttggttttgaaGACAAAACTCTGCCCTACTCTCTGACCATCATCGATACTCCTGGATATGGAGACACCAGAGGGATCGgacatgatgacatcatcagtcacagaTTGTTGGACTTGTTTGGATCACATGATGGAGTCCGTGAAATAGCTAGGTTTCATTTGACGTAG
- the LOC112841718 gene encoding golgin subfamily A member 6-like protein 22: MKASDNRLSDRLMYVFDSVMSLFGKNMEKNIVALITHSDGSRPENVLEALKVAAIKCAKNEKTEPVHFLFNNSQYEDQTEENTSSKHSWELTQENMNQLTDFLGKSNPQKLMTTVEVLNERIRLKACIQNLQDRIKYIQLKQTEIRQIQEALKKHEEKQREEKKKLEEAKKIHETLKSQGEQKREEALKMQQSIKEHEEKMKRNEKFTVEVDKPYKVKDPIDGGMRLLFFYAAAVCCTACEENCHYPGCTMAWKPKHCEVMKRGLCTVCTNKCPASDHVKEK; this comes from the coding sequence ATGAAGGCGAGTGATAATCGACTGAGTGACCGACTAATGTATGTCTTCGATTCAGTGATGTCTCTGTTTGGaaaaaacatggagaaaaacattGTAGCTCTGATCACACACTCAGATGGAAGCAGACCTGAAAATGTTCTTGAAGCTCTTAAAGTTGCAGCAATTAAATGTGCCAAAAATGAGAAGACTGAGCctgttcacttcctgtttaataACTCACAGTATGAAGaccaaacagaagaaaatacgTCTTCAAAGCATTCATGGGAACTTACACAGGAAAACATGAATCAGTTGACAGACTTCTTGGGAAAATCGAATCCTCAAAAACTGATGACAACAGTTGAAGTGTTAAATGAAAGAATCAGACTGAAAGCCTGCATCCAAAACCTGCAAGACAGAATCAAGTATATTCAACTGAAACAGACAGAAATCAGACAGATTCAAGAAGCTCTgaagaaacatgaagaaaaacaaagagaagaaaagaaaaagcttgaAGAAGCTAAAAAAATCCATGAAACTCTGAAGAGCCAAGGAGAACAGAAACGTGAAGAAGCTCTAAAAATGCAACAAAGTATAAAGGAACATGAAGAAAAGATGAAGAGGAATGAGAAGTTCACTGTAGAAGTTGATAAGCCCTACAAAGTGAAAGACCCCATTGATGGTGGGATgagattgttgtttttttatgcaGCAGCTGTCTGCTGTACAGCCTGTGAGGAGAACTGTCACTATCCTGGATGCACAATGGCCTGGAAACCTAAACACTGTGAGGTCATGAAAAGAGGTCTCTGCACTGTTTGTACCAACAAGTGTCCTGCATCAGATCATGTGAAAGAAAAGTAG